A portion of the Anaerolineae bacterium genome contains these proteins:
- a CDS encoding ABC transporter permease translates to MTDRAALPSAHRPSPAMSVLLKGAPVLAVILALLLGALIIAAVGVSPLAAYQSMVKGAFGSPRALTQAGLRAVPLLLISLGLTLAFRSRIWNIGAEGQLYMGAWVAALFALSFPNLPPALMLPGLLLAGFAGGALWGLVPALLRAYLGANEIVTSLLLNYVAIFWVSYQVRLPMKDPTSFLPQSAVLPAPASLPVLPGTRLHIGVILALVLVPLIAFILWKTPLGYRLRVVGSNPDAARFAGIDVPRHIIIVMVISGGLAGVAGMIEVAGVHHRLIQDISPGYGFTAIVVALLGQLNPFGALLASYFFASLVIGADSMQRVVGLPVALTEVIQALVVLFVLASEAFRRHRSRVMG, encoded by the coding sequence ATGACCGATAGGGCCGCCCTCCCCAGCGCACACCGCCCCTCGCCGGCGATGTCCGTGCTCCTGAAGGGAGCCCCCGTCCTGGCGGTGATCCTCGCCCTCCTGCTGGGGGCACTGATCATCGCCGCTGTTGGCGTCAGCCCGCTGGCGGCATATCAATCCATGGTCAAAGGAGCGTTCGGAAGCCCCCGCGCCCTCACCCAGGCCGGCCTGCGCGCTGTCCCGCTACTGCTCATCAGCCTGGGGCTGACCCTGGCCTTCCGAAGCCGCATCTGGAACATCGGCGCCGAGGGGCAGTTGTACATGGGCGCCTGGGTCGCCGCGCTGTTCGCCCTCAGCTTCCCGAACCTGCCGCCGGCTCTAATGCTTCCCGGTCTGCTCCTCGCCGGCTTCGCCGGCGGCGCGCTGTGGGGGCTGGTGCCGGCGCTCCTGCGGGCATACCTGGGCGCCAACGAAATCGTCACCAGCCTCCTGCTGAACTACGTCGCCATCTTCTGGGTCAGCTACCAGGTGCGCCTGCCGATGAAGGACCCCACCTCCTTCCTGCCCCAGAGCGCCGTCCTGCCGGCGCCGGCCTCCCTGCCGGTACTGCCCGGCACACGGCTCCATATCGGGGTGATCCTGGCGCTCGTCCTGGTGCCGCTGATCGCCTTCATCCTATGGAAAACCCCATTGGGCTACCGCCTGCGGGTCGTCGGTTCCAACCCGGACGCGGCGCGCTTCGCCGGCATTGACGTGCCTCGGCACATCATCATCGTTATGGTGATCAGCGGGGGGCTGGCCGGCGTCGCCGGCATGATCGAGGTCGCCGGCGTGCACCACCGCCTCATCCAAGACATCTCGCCCGGGTACGGCTTCACCGCCATCGTCGTGGCCCTCCTGGGCCAGCTCAACCCCTTCGGCGCCCTGCTGGCATCCTATTTCTTCGCCTCCCTGGTCATCGGCGCCGATTCCATGCAGCGCGTGGTCGGCCTGCCCGTGGCGCTGACGGAAGTGATCCAGGCGCTGGTCGTGCTGTTCGTGCTGGCCAGCGAGGCCTTCAGGAGGCATCGTTCCCGTGTCATGGGATAA